From one Alicyclobacillus acidocaldarius subsp. acidocaldarius Tc-4-1 genomic stretch:
- a CDS encoding putative polysaccharide biosynthesis protein, whose translation MTRSRQSFLHGAAVLAFAGIVTRAMALAVQMVMARTMGVQGFGLFQTISPPYLLLVTLATFGLPPAVSKVIAENLAVGDVARARKAWITANAWSAASGLAMVCLAFALSPHLHRFMDPRAIPAFFVMVFRIPIVCLSSVLSGFYMGIQNQTPPALAWIVETTVRAAASVPLMIWMSPWGVRYGALALVIGGGMGELAGYLTMLATYALRHRRLLVTVQPMARPARGVVRDLAQVAVPTMLSNVLGVIAFAAEPTVMYQAFLEAGVSRREATAMYGAFGMAMELLFMPTVLSGAISSVIVPAISEAKALHDDRLVARRIAQSIHAAMFVALFSAALFIASGEDAATALYRNPTAGQLLAYLAPSCLFFYLSDPLFAVLQGLNRAFVSTVITFLSSAIRLACIYEFVAVGHQGIRGLASAVATSGIVAAVLGMLAVRRYHKLDLDLRMSVKMATAAAIAWLPMGAVQHHAALQAAWFQFALCTLAGMITYVLAAMYLGLATVGDIARIPVVGEPLARALSRLPFLGAR comes from the coding sequence ATGACCAGAAGCCGACAGTCGTTCTTGCACGGTGCGGCCGTGCTCGCCTTTGCCGGCATCGTCACCCGCGCGATGGCACTCGCCGTTCAGATGGTCATGGCCCGAACCATGGGAGTTCAAGGCTTCGGCCTGTTCCAAACCATCAGTCCCCCGTACCTCCTGCTCGTCACCCTGGCCACCTTTGGACTCCCACCCGCGGTCTCCAAGGTGATCGCAGAAAATCTCGCCGTTGGAGACGTCGCGCGCGCGCGCAAGGCGTGGATCACGGCGAACGCGTGGAGCGCCGCTTCCGGCTTGGCCATGGTGTGCCTCGCGTTTGCACTGTCGCCCCACCTGCATCGGTTCATGGACCCTCGAGCCATCCCCGCCTTCTTCGTGATGGTCTTCCGCATCCCTATTGTGTGCCTTTCCTCGGTGCTGAGCGGCTTTTACATGGGGATTCAAAATCAGACGCCGCCTGCGCTCGCGTGGATCGTAGAGACCACGGTGCGCGCCGCGGCGTCGGTGCCGCTCATGATCTGGATGAGCCCTTGGGGCGTCCGGTACGGCGCTCTCGCGCTTGTCATCGGCGGGGGCATGGGCGAACTCGCGGGCTATCTCACCATGCTCGCCACCTACGCGCTTCGCCATCGCCGCCTGCTCGTGACCGTTCAGCCAATGGCGCGGCCTGCCCGCGGCGTCGTTCGCGATCTCGCCCAAGTCGCCGTGCCAACGATGCTGTCCAATGTCTTAGGCGTCATCGCGTTCGCGGCGGAGCCCACGGTCATGTACCAGGCGTTTCTAGAAGCGGGGGTGTCGCGGCGCGAAGCCACCGCGATGTACGGCGCTTTCGGCATGGCCATGGAACTCCTGTTCATGCCGACCGTGTTGTCCGGCGCCATCTCCTCCGTCATCGTGCCAGCCATCTCCGAAGCCAAAGCGCTCCACGATGACCGGCTCGTCGCGCGCCGCATCGCCCAATCCATCCACGCCGCCATGTTCGTCGCGCTGTTTTCCGCTGCGCTGTTCATCGCCTCCGGCGAGGACGCCGCGACCGCGCTGTATCGAAATCCGACGGCTGGCCAGTTGCTCGCATATCTCGCGCCCTCGTGCCTGTTCTTTTACCTCAGTGATCCGCTCTTCGCCGTCCTCCAGGGACTAAACCGAGCGTTCGTCTCGACGGTCATCACGTTTCTGTCCAGCGCCATTCGCCTGGCGTGCATCTACGAGTTCGTCGCCGTGGGACATCAAGGGATCCGCGGACTTGCCTCGGCCGTGGCCACGAGCGGCATCGTCGCCGCGGTGCTCGGCATGCTCGCCGTGAGGCGGTATCACAAGCTCGACCTCGATCTCCGGATGAGCGTCAAGATGGCCACAGCCGCCGCCATCGCGTGGCTTCCCATGGGCGCTGTGCAGCATCATGCGGCGCTACAGGCCGCTTGGTTCCAGTTTGCGCTCTGCACCCTCGCCGGCATGATCACATACGTGCTCGCCGCGATGTACCTCGGGCTTGCCACCGTCGGCGACATTGCGCGGATCCCCGTGGTGGGTGAACCGCTGGCGCGCGCCTTGAGCCGATTGCCGTTTCTCGGCGCGCGCTGA
- a CDS encoding AAA family ATPase produces MTPQNTGRRTTRAVDTRKAAGVIDLYERGHIDLNDALARISGVDDSMSSVAPPIDKRRMHELLRELDDLVGLDEVKRVVREIFALVYVQRLRKEHRLKADATVLHMIFYGNPGTGKTTVARILARMFHECGLLEKGHLVEVERADLVGEYIGHTAQKTREQIQKALGGVLFIDEAYSLARGGEKDFGREAIDCLVKAMEDHKHELIVILAGYEREMRWFLSTNPGLPSRFPIQIRFPDYGVDQLVQIATKTLATRDYRMTAEAEWALRNLLQNALRQPRLEPFSNARYVRNLVERAIRRQAVRLFEESRPKRDALMLIEARDWQGDEAG; encoded by the coding sequence ATGACTCCACAAAACACGGGGCGCAGAACCACGCGAGCGGTGGACACCCGGAAAGCCGCGGGCGTGATCGACCTGTACGAGCGAGGGCATATCGATCTGAACGATGCGCTCGCGAGGATTTCGGGCGTCGACGACTCAATGAGCTCGGTCGCGCCGCCGATCGACAAGCGGCGCATGCATGAGCTTCTGCGCGAACTCGACGATCTCGTCGGGCTCGACGAGGTCAAACGGGTGGTGCGCGAGATCTTCGCGCTCGTATACGTGCAGCGGTTGCGTAAGGAGCATCGGCTCAAGGCCGATGCGACGGTGCTTCACATGATTTTCTACGGGAACCCCGGCACCGGCAAGACCACGGTGGCGCGCATCCTCGCGCGCATGTTTCACGAGTGCGGCCTGCTGGAGAAGGGGCATCTGGTGGAGGTGGAGCGCGCGGACCTCGTGGGCGAGTACATCGGCCACACGGCGCAGAAGACGAGGGAGCAGATCCAAAAGGCGCTCGGCGGGGTGCTGTTCATCGACGAGGCGTACTCGCTCGCACGCGGGGGCGAGAAGGACTTTGGCCGCGAGGCCATCGACTGCCTGGTGAAGGCGATGGAAGATCACAAGCACGAGCTCATCGTGATCCTGGCCGGCTACGAGCGCGAGATGCGCTGGTTTCTGAGCACGAACCCGGGCCTGCCGAGCCGGTTCCCCATCCAGATCCGTTTTCCCGATTACGGCGTGGATCAGCTCGTGCAGATCGCGACAAAGACCCTCGCTACGAGAGACTACCGCATGACCGCCGAGGCCGAGTGGGCACTTCGCAACCTGCTCCAGAATGCGCTACGCCAACCTCGGCTCGAGCCGTTCTCGAACGCGAGATACGTTCGCAACTTGGTGGAGCGGGCCATTCGAAGGCAGGCCGTGCGCCTCTTTGAAGAATCGAGGCCGAAACGGGACGCGCTCATGCTCATTGAGGCGCGGGACTGGCAAGGAGATGAGGCGGGATGA
- a CDS encoding GTPase produces the protein MSDVVVVGRANAGKTSACLRLARALGVEDLVWMVERTDGVREKRRLPIREAERWLTSGEPHSTTALQTLTIPVARGKVSRSVDIVDSAGLAEGHARDERVRRAMGQTLRALISAKAVLHVVDAADVGRALEARETPFHALDEQLVAIGRTKAFYLVLASKIDLPLAERGVAWLRERLRDARVIATSAKTGAGFDEVKRYVWKLA, from the coding sequence ATGAGCGACGTCGTCGTAGTCGGCCGGGCCAATGCAGGAAAGACCTCCGCGTGTCTTCGCCTGGCACGTGCCCTTGGGGTCGAAGACTTGGTTTGGATGGTCGAGCGGACCGACGGGGTACGAGAGAAGCGCAGGCTGCCCATCCGCGAGGCCGAGCGCTGGCTCACGTCTGGGGAGCCCCACTCGACGACGGCGCTCCAGACGCTCACCATTCCAGTGGCGAGGGGGAAAGTGTCCCGTTCGGTCGACATCGTCGACAGCGCTGGCCTGGCGGAGGGTCACGCCCGGGACGAGAGGGTCCGCCGCGCGATGGGCCAGACGCTGCGCGCGCTGATCTCGGCAAAGGCGGTGCTGCACGTGGTGGACGCGGCGGACGTCGGCCGCGCGCTCGAGGCCCGCGAAACACCATTTCACGCGCTCGACGAACAATTGGTGGCCATCGGACGAACCAAGGCGTTTTATCTCGTCCTCGCGAGCAAGATCGATCTGCCGTTGGCTGAACGAGGCGTGGCGTGGCTGCGGGAGCGCCTGCGCGACGCGCGGGTGATTGCGACGTCCGCCAAAACGGGCGCGGGCTTCGACGAGGTGAAGCGGTATGTATGGAAGTTGGCTTGA
- the hflX gene encoding GTPase HflX, which translates to MEAEKAVLLIWQRADEAPDDVAYRAEELTGLCEAAGAQVVGTIVQRRRAPDPRWYLGQGKVEALGLLVESTNADLVVADGELRPTQARNLEDAVHRRVVDRTVLILDIFARRAVSREGKLQVEIAQLKYLLPRLSGRGAEWSRLGGGIGTRGPGETKLELDRRRIRARIAKLERDLADLSAHRSRLRQRRVRDSAVVALVGYTNAGKTTVRARWVADRGRVAEAFGRDRLFDTLDVTARRVFAPGGEPYVVTDTVGFVEHLPHHLVEAFRSTLEEVTYADVIVLVVDASRVPDRHLRATRQVLADLRALDKPIITFYNKMDLAAWQPPPDLEALQTVYGSAVAGDLEPLYQAVEARLPQAKEKAD; encoded by the coding sequence GTGGAAGCTGAGAAAGCCGTACTCCTGATTTGGCAGCGGGCTGACGAAGCGCCAGACGACGTGGCGTACCGCGCGGAGGAATTGACGGGGCTCTGCGAGGCGGCCGGAGCTCAGGTGGTGGGAACCATCGTTCAGCGGCGCCGAGCGCCGGACCCTCGGTGGTACCTGGGGCAAGGAAAGGTCGAGGCTTTAGGCCTCCTGGTCGAGTCGACGAATGCGGACCTCGTGGTGGCGGATGGCGAACTGAGGCCCACGCAGGCCCGCAACTTAGAGGATGCCGTTCATCGGCGCGTGGTCGATCGCACCGTGCTCATTCTCGACATCTTCGCGCGCAGGGCCGTGAGCCGGGAGGGCAAGCTTCAGGTCGAGATCGCCCAACTCAAGTACCTGTTGCCCCGGCTTTCCGGGCGCGGAGCGGAATGGTCTCGGCTCGGCGGTGGCATTGGCACGCGGGGGCCGGGCGAGACAAAGCTCGAACTTGACCGACGGCGGATTCGGGCGCGCATTGCCAAACTGGAGCGCGATCTCGCCGATCTCTCCGCCCACCGCTCGAGGCTTCGTCAGCGGCGGGTCCGCGACAGCGCGGTGGTGGCGCTTGTGGGCTACACGAACGCCGGCAAGACGACCGTGCGCGCGAGGTGGGTCGCGGACCGCGGGCGTGTCGCGGAAGCCTTCGGGCGGGATCGGCTGTTTGACACGCTCGACGTGACGGCGCGGCGCGTGTTTGCGCCAGGCGGCGAGCCTTACGTGGTCACGGACACGGTGGGGTTCGTGGAACATCTGCCGCACCACTTGGTGGAGGCGTTCCGTTCGACGCTCGAAGAGGTGACGTACGCGGACGTGATTGTCCTCGTGGTGGACGCGTCCCGGGTGCCGGATCGGCATCTTCGGGCCACGCGGCAGGTGCTCGCGGACTTGCGCGCGCTGGACAAGCCCATCATCACGTTCTACAACAAGATGGATCTCGCGGCCTGGCAGCCGCCGCCGGATCTCGAGGCGCTACAGACGGTGTATGGAAGCGCGGTGGCGGGGGATCTCGAACCGCTCTATCAGGCGGTGGAAGCGAGGCTGCCTCAAGCGAAGGAGAAGGCGGATTGA
- a CDS encoding methionine gamma-lyase family protein: MVVEAKLDDIRAYVESCERQIEPYQRRSEAIALANQERVLEAFWRHEVAQLDLAGSTGYGLGDVGREKLEAIYADVFGAEAALVRPQIVSGTHAIALALFGCLRPGDRLVVATGVPYDTLHAALGLRPAAGSLAELGVEVELAELGEDGGMDLAAIERAVRAPAVRMVLFQRSRGYGDRRSFSIAELEAAFSAVKEARPDVWIAVDNCYGEFVEDREPCHVGADVAMGSLIKNPGAGLCPTGGYVVGRRDIVERVAARLVAPGTAAEYGPTGPYLLTMFQALFLAPHAVLQAVKGSRLMAAALQGLGFRVSPAPEADRTDLILSVELGTPDRLLAFCRTIQSVAPVDSHVRPEPAPMAGYADPVVMAAGTFIQGASLELTADAPLRPPYVAYVQGGLTYEHAVLAVRRVVAAIAPLASKNIT; this comes from the coding sequence ATGGTTGTGGAAGCGAAGCTGGATGACATCCGCGCGTACGTGGAATCGTGTGAGCGGCAAATCGAGCCTTATCAGCGCCGGTCGGAGGCGATTGCGCTGGCGAATCAGGAGCGCGTGCTCGAGGCGTTTTGGCGCCACGAGGTGGCGCAGCTGGATCTCGCCGGTTCCACGGGGTACGGCCTCGGCGACGTGGGGCGGGAGAAGCTGGAGGCCATCTACGCAGACGTGTTTGGGGCTGAGGCGGCGTTAGTGCGCCCGCAGATTGTCTCAGGCACGCACGCCATCGCCCTCGCGCTGTTTGGCTGCTTGCGGCCGGGAGATCGCCTAGTGGTCGCCACCGGCGTGCCGTATGACACGCTTCACGCGGCGCTCGGGCTCCGACCCGCGGCTGGCTCGCTTGCGGAACTCGGCGTGGAAGTCGAGCTGGCGGAGCTCGGGGAGGACGGGGGCATGGACCTTGCGGCCATCGAGCGGGCGGTGCGCGCACCCGCCGTGCGGATGGTGCTGTTTCAGCGATCGCGCGGATACGGCGATCGGCGGTCGTTTTCCATCGCGGAACTGGAGGCGGCGTTCTCGGCGGTGAAAGAGGCTCGCCCAGACGTGTGGATCGCGGTGGACAACTGCTACGGCGAGTTCGTGGAGGATCGCGAGCCATGTCACGTGGGCGCGGATGTCGCGATGGGCTCGCTCATCAAGAACCCGGGCGCGGGGCTGTGTCCGACGGGCGGCTACGTCGTGGGCCGTCGGGACATCGTGGAGCGCGTCGCCGCGCGGCTTGTGGCGCCGGGCACGGCGGCCGAGTACGGCCCGACGGGCCCCTATCTTCTGACCATGTTCCAGGCGCTGTTTCTCGCGCCGCACGCGGTGCTTCAGGCTGTGAAAGGCTCGCGGCTCATGGCGGCTGCGCTCCAAGGCCTTGGCTTTCGCGTGTCTCCGGCGCCGGAGGCAGACCGAACGGATCTCATCCTGTCGGTCGAACTCGGCACGCCCGATCGCCTGCTCGCCTTCTGCCGGACCATCCAGTCGGTCGCGCCCGTCGATTCGCACGTGCGCCCGGAACCGGCGCCCATGGCGGGGTACGCGGATCCCGTGGTGATGGCTGCAGGGACGTTTATTCAAGGAGCCTCCCTCGAATTGACCGCCGACGCGCCATTGCGGCCGCCGTACGTGGCGTATGTGCAGGGTGGACTGACCTATGAGCACGCCGTGCTGGCGGTGCGCCGGGTGGTGGCCGCCATCGCGCCGCTTGCGTCAAAGAATATCACGTGA
- a CDS encoding MerR family transcriptional regulator, whose amino-acid sequence MDLEERRNMPLFSIGTVQKLTGLSARQIRYYEEHGLIQPARTPGNQRQFSFADVERLMQIRQLLDEGHNIASVKRNLLEKDRRPRSSRPVATRDVPDSEVYQWLERELMERRQTGEFQGDLSRFYRHR is encoded by the coding sequence GTGGATTTGGAAGAGCGCAGGAATATGCCCTTATTTTCAATAGGCACGGTGCAAAAGCTGACGGGGCTGAGCGCACGGCAAATCCGTTACTATGAAGAGCACGGGTTGATCCAGCCGGCGCGCACGCCTGGAAATCAACGGCAGTTCTCGTTTGCCGACGTGGAGCGGCTGATGCAGATCAGGCAATTGCTCGACGAGGGTCACAATATCGCGAGCGTCAAGCGCAACCTGCTCGAAAAGGACAGGCGGCCGAGATCGAGTCGTCCGGTGGCGACAAGGGATGTGCCCGATTCCGAAGTGTATCAGTGGCTGGAGCGCGAGCTGATGGAGCGGCGGCAAACGGGAGAGTTTCAAGGAGACCTGTCTCGGTTCTACCGCCACCGCTGA
- the glnA gene encoding type I glutamate--ammonia ligase, whose protein sequence is MRKEYTKEEILKLAEANDVRYVRLQFTDLLGIVKNVEIPVDQLPKALDNRIMFDGSSIQGFVRIEESDMYLAPDRSTWLVFPWDTPQGKVARLICDVNLPDGTPFAGDPRSVLKRVCEKARAMGFSAFNVGPEPEFFLFKLDENGKPTLDLNDEGGYFDWAPVDLGENCRRDIVLALEQMGFEIEASHHEVAPGQHEIDFRYAEAVEAADNLTTFRLVVKTVAREHGLHATFMPKPLYGINGSGMHTHLSLFRDGQNAFYDPEGEMGLSETALHFVAGLLEHARAFTAICNPLVNSYKRLVPGYEAPSYIAWSGKNRSPLVRVPAARGMSTRVEVRSPDPSCNPYLAIASLLAAGLDGIERELEPPPPVNRNIYMMTEAEKEEAGIRSLPSNLNEALDALIRDQVIMEALGDHVLLHFIEAKRIEWNMFRTQVTEWEREQYFTIY, encoded by the coding sequence ATGCGGAAAGAATACACAAAAGAAGAAATATTGAAACTGGCCGAAGCGAATGACGTGCGGTATGTGCGCCTGCAGTTTACCGACTTGCTCGGGATTGTGAAAAACGTGGAGATCCCGGTGGATCAACTGCCGAAGGCGCTGGACAACCGCATCATGTTTGACGGATCGTCGATTCAAGGGTTTGTCCGCATTGAGGAGTCGGACATGTACCTGGCGCCGGATCGGTCGACTTGGCTGGTCTTCCCATGGGACACGCCGCAGGGGAAGGTGGCGCGGTTGATCTGCGATGTGAACCTTCCGGACGGCACGCCGTTTGCCGGCGATCCGCGGTCGGTGCTCAAACGCGTCTGCGAGAAGGCCAGGGCCATGGGGTTTTCGGCGTTCAACGTCGGCCCGGAACCGGAGTTTTTCCTCTTCAAGCTCGACGAAAATGGAAAACCTACGTTGGATTTGAACGATGAAGGGGGTTACTTCGACTGGGCACCGGTCGATCTCGGCGAAAACTGCCGCCGCGATATCGTGCTCGCCCTGGAGCAAATGGGATTTGAAATTGAGGCCTCGCACCACGAAGTCGCCCCGGGGCAGCACGAGATCGATTTTCGCTACGCGGAAGCGGTGGAGGCGGCGGACAACCTCACGACCTTCCGGCTGGTCGTCAAGACGGTCGCGCGCGAGCACGGGCTGCACGCCACCTTCATGCCCAAGCCGCTGTACGGCATCAACGGCTCGGGCATGCACACCCACCTGTCGCTGTTCCGGGACGGCCAGAACGCGTTCTACGATCCGGAAGGCGAGATGGGGCTCAGCGAGACGGCGCTCCACTTTGTCGCTGGGCTTTTGGAGCACGCCCGGGCGTTCACGGCCATCTGCAATCCGCTCGTGAATTCCTATAAGCGCCTCGTGCCGGGCTATGAGGCGCCGAGCTACATTGCGTGGAGTGGAAAGAACCGGTCGCCGCTGGTCCGCGTCCCGGCTGCGCGCGGCATGTCGACCAGGGTCGAAGTCCGCAGCCCTGATCCAAGCTGCAACCCGTACCTTGCCATCGCGTCGCTGCTCGCCGCCGGGCTCGACGGCATCGAGCGCGAGTTGGAGCCTCCGCCGCCGGTGAACCGGAACATCTACATGATGACCGAAGCAGAAAAGGAGGAGGCGGGCATTCGAAGCCTGCCGTCTAACCTCAACGAGGCACTGGACGCCTTGATCCGGGACCAGGTGATTATGGAAGCGCTCGGCGATCACGTCCTGCTTCACTTCATCGAAGCGAAGCGCATCGAGTGGAACATGTTCCGCACGCAGGTGACGGAGTGGGAGCGGGAGCAGTACTTCACCATTTACTGA
- a CDS encoding substrate-binding domain-containing protein, translated as MEDVARKHGFRVFIANTDEDLEKEQEYVQMCLDYQVRGALVVPVGDPSRENLVRLTEHHVPFVLIDREIEGLDADLVKGDIRETSRRLVEHLLELGHERIAAVVGPLHSASSRERLDGYRDALLHKGLPVDESLIFTAPMTRDMDASFVDALVLRSDAPTALFLGNMFQYAHIVRRLRGLGLSIPQNMSVVSFGNTDDLASVDSIATAAVQPAYNYGSLGAQLLLERIEGVRKTSTRIVLHSEMVVRSSTAPPPVRMASKG; from the coding sequence TTTTCGGGTGTTCATTGCCAATACCGACGAGGACCTCGAGAAGGAACAGGAATATGTGCAGATGTGCCTCGATTATCAGGTGCGCGGCGCGCTCGTGGTGCCCGTCGGAGATCCGTCGCGCGAAAACCTAGTGCGGCTCACGGAACATCACGTGCCCTTTGTGCTCATCGACCGTGAGATTGAGGGACTCGACGCTGATCTCGTCAAGGGAGACATTCGCGAGACCTCGCGTCGGCTCGTGGAGCATTTGCTCGAACTCGGCCACGAGCGCATCGCAGCCGTGGTGGGCCCGCTCCACAGCGCATCGAGCCGAGAACGGCTCGACGGCTACCGAGACGCCCTTCTCCATAAGGGACTACCCGTGGATGAGAGCCTCATCTTCACGGCGCCCATGACGAGAGACATGGACGCATCCTTCGTGGACGCACTCGTCCTGCGTTCGGATGCCCCCACCGCCCTGTTTCTCGGCAACATGTTTCAGTACGCGCACATCGTGCGCAGACTTCGCGGCCTTGGCCTGTCGATCCCCCAGAACATGAGCGTGGTCAGCTTTGGCAACACCGATGATCTTGCCTCAGTCGATTCGATAGCGACGGCGGCCGTTCAACCGGCGTACAACTACGGATCGCTTGGCGCACAACTTCTGCTGGAACGGATTGAGGGCGTCCGGAAGACGTCGACGAGGATTGTACTCCATTCGGAGATGGTCGTGCGCAGTTCCACGGCACCTCCACCTGTGCGGATGGCCAGTAAGGGGTGA